A region from the Streptosporangium sp. NBC_01756 genome encodes:
- a CDS encoding FAD-binding protein, whose amino-acid sequence MSEPQTNWAGNVTYGAARLHRPDSVERLQDVVAGSGRLRALGTRHSFNRIADCPDGDLVSLENLPASMELDTVRHTVTVSAGVRYGELARWLHDKGYALHNLGSLPHISVAGACATATHGSGDANGNLSTAVAGIEMVTADGEITVLTRERDGDRLRGAVVGLGALGIVTRLTLDVVPAFDVRQDVYENLPWARLEDHFEEIFSATYSVSLFTRWRGPQIDQVWLKRRVDGSGDAWEAAPEWLDATLAETELHPLPGMPAANCTRQLGVPGPWHERLPHFRLDFTPSSGEELQSEYLVPRRHAIGALRALDRIRDGVASVLQVSEIRTVAADDLWMSPCYGQGAVALHFTWKKDWPAVSRVLTLVEEALEPFEARPHWGKLFVTSPERLRSRYERLPDFQRLLGVHDPTGKFRNAFVDDYIFGENPR is encoded by the coding sequence GTGAGCGAACCGCAGACGAACTGGGCGGGCAACGTCACCTACGGGGCGGCACGCCTCCACCGCCCCGACAGCGTCGAGCGGCTGCAGGACGTGGTCGCCGGCAGCGGCCGGTTGCGAGCGCTCGGCACCCGCCACTCCTTCAACCGCATCGCCGACTGCCCGGACGGCGACCTCGTCTCGCTGGAGAACCTGCCGGCCTCGATGGAACTGGACACCGTCCGCCACACGGTCACGGTCTCCGCCGGAGTCCGGTACGGCGAGCTGGCCCGGTGGCTGCACGATAAGGGCTACGCCCTGCACAACCTCGGCTCGTTGCCGCACATCTCGGTCGCCGGGGCCTGCGCCACGGCCACGCACGGCTCGGGGGACGCCAACGGGAACCTGTCGACGGCGGTGGCGGGCATCGAGATGGTCACCGCCGACGGCGAGATCACCGTCCTCACCCGGGAGCGGGACGGCGACCGCCTCCGCGGGGCGGTGGTCGGCCTCGGCGCGCTGGGGATCGTCACCCGGCTCACCCTCGACGTCGTCCCGGCGTTCGACGTACGGCAGGACGTGTATGAGAACCTCCCCTGGGCGCGGCTGGAGGATCACTTCGAGGAGATCTTCTCCGCGACGTACAGCGTGAGCCTGTTCACCCGCTGGCGGGGGCCGCAGATCGACCAGGTATGGCTGAAACGGCGCGTCGACGGATCCGGGGACGCCTGGGAGGCGGCGCCGGAGTGGCTGGACGCCACCCTGGCGGAGACCGAGCTGCACCCGCTGCCCGGGATGCCGGCCGCCAACTGCACCCGGCAGCTGGGCGTGCCGGGCCCGTGGCACGAGCGGCTGCCGCACTTCCGCCTGGACTTCACGCCCAGCAGCGGGGAGGAGTTGCAGTCCGAATACCTGGTGCCGCGCCGGCACGCGATCGGTGCGCTCCGTGCGCTGGACCGCATCAGGGACGGCGTGGCCTCCGTCCTGCAGGTGTCGGAGATCCGGACCGTCGCGGCGGACGATCTGTGGATGAGCCCCTGTTACGGGCAGGGGGCGGTCGCCCTCCACTTCACCTGGAAGAAGGACTGGCCGGCGGTGAGCCGGGTGCTCACCCTGGTCGAGGAGGCACTGGAGCCCTTCGAGGCACGGCCGCACTGGGGCAAGCTCTTCGTCACCAGCCCGGAACGCCTGCGGTCCCGGTACGAGCGGCTGCCGGACTTCCAGCGGCTGCTCGGCGTCCACGATCCCACGGGCAAGTTCCGCAACGCGTTCGTCGACGACTACATCTTCGGCGAAAACCCTCGGTGA
- a CDS encoding FUSC family protein, whose protein sequence is MLIRRLPLKGVFRLGRFGDIWHKHALSAVVALAVPDLILLALGRLDLAVYPSAGAMCALYAHGLPYAARARTLPWVALGMIASVGVALTAAGLTRSTIALIIVTAVLAALHKVMCDAARIGPPGNVIFTFMAATCAFMPQRLSEVPFHLVLATAGAVLAWLVCMAPALVRPDGPQRIAVARALEAAGRALAAAARGPAADAAASRARHDAAAAVNAAWHTLLLVPAGPGRSALERLLAHAEESLATGSAGEAGRLAGWAGDLRRNRPLPETGLTEAEAAELTGIAVERAARSGRPRLLRAFHPASPLFPIGIRVAVGSALAGLISMAAGVGHPYWAIVTAASVFQANAVLSWHRALQRALGNFAGLLLFTALLPVSRTGQLALVLLVLVLQFVTEALITRNYWFGTVCVTPMALLLTEFPGYRPAGQLITDRWLDTCVGVAAGLLGCLLVTNRRTAGRVDAALHRVAATQAAAERLLALGSPGPGDVSRVRGLLTAALVELREAAEVAAGEWWQRALPEERIAGAEQRGHRTLARLAGPVRDRVCCGSTDG, encoded by the coding sequence ATGCTCATACGGCGGCTGCCGCTGAAGGGAGTGTTCCGGCTCGGCCGGTTCGGCGACATCTGGCACAAGCACGCGCTCAGCGCGGTCGTCGCCCTGGCGGTCCCCGATCTGATCCTCCTCGCGCTCGGCCGCCTGGACCTGGCGGTCTACCCCTCCGCCGGGGCGATGTGCGCCCTGTACGCGCACGGCCTGCCGTACGCGGCCCGAGCGCGCACCCTGCCCTGGGTGGCGCTGGGCATGATCGCGAGCGTGGGGGTGGCGCTGACCGCGGCCGGCCTCACCCGATCCACCATCGCCCTGATCATCGTGACCGCGGTGCTGGCCGCCCTGCACAAGGTGATGTGCGACGCCGCCCGGATCGGCCCGCCCGGAAATGTGATCTTCACCTTCATGGCCGCGACGTGTGCCTTCATGCCCCAGCGGCTCAGCGAGGTGCCCTTCCACCTGGTGCTCGCGACGGCGGGTGCGGTCCTCGCCTGGCTGGTCTGCATGGCCCCCGCGCTCGTCCGGCCCGACGGCCCCCAGCGCATCGCCGTCGCCCGTGCCCTGGAGGCGGCCGGTCGCGCCTTGGCGGCGGCCGCGAGGGGCCCGGCGGCGGACGCCGCCGCGTCCCGGGCCCGCCATGACGCCGCCGCGGCGGTGAACGCCGCCTGGCACACCCTCCTCCTCGTGCCCGCGGGGCCGGGCCGGAGCGCTCTGGAGCGCCTCCTGGCGCACGCCGAGGAGTCCCTCGCGACAGGATCCGCCGGAGAAGCCGGCCGGCTCGCCGGCTGGGCCGGGGACCTGCGCCGGAACCGGCCGCTGCCCGAGACGGGCCTCACCGAGGCCGAAGCCGCCGAACTGACGGGCATAGCGGTGGAACGGGCCGCCCGCAGCGGCCGGCCGCGTCTGCTGCGGGCGTTTCACCCGGCCTCCCCGCTGTTCCCGATCGGGATCCGCGTCGCCGTCGGATCCGCTCTCGCCGGGCTGATCTCGATGGCGGCCGGGGTGGGCCACCCCTACTGGGCGATCGTGACGGCCGCCTCCGTCTTCCAGGCCAACGCCGTGCTGTCCTGGCATCGGGCGCTGCAACGCGCGCTCGGCAACTTCGCCGGTCTCCTCCTCTTCACGGCGCTGCTGCCGGTCAGCCGGACCGGGCAGCTCGCGCTGGTGCTGCTCGTGCTGGTCCTCCAGTTCGTCACCGAGGCACTGATCACCCGCAACTACTGGTTCGGCACCGTGTGCGTGACCCCGATGGCCCTGCTGCTGACCGAGTTCCCCGGATACCGGCCCGCCGGGCAGTTGATCACCGATCGTTGGCTGGACACCTGTGTCGGCGTCGCGGCGGGACTGCTCGGCTGCCTGCTGGTGACCAACCGCCGTACGGCCGGCCGGGTCGACGCCGCCCTCCACCGGGTGGCCGCCACCCAGGCCGCGGCGGAGCGCCTGCTGGCGCTCGGTTCTCCCGGACCCGGTGACGTCTCCCGGGTCCGCGGCCTGCTCACCGCCGCCCTGGTGGAGCTCCGCGAGGCCGCCGAGGTCGCCGCCGGCGAGTGGTGGCAGCGCGCACTGCCGGAGGAGCGGATCGCCGGCGCCGAACAGCGAGGCCACCGGACGCTCGCACGACTGGCCGGGCCGGTCCGGGATAGAGTCTGCTGCGGATCGACGGACGGCTGA
- a CDS encoding Ohr family peroxiredoxin yields the protein MGHNAPSGYDRPRQPTASDYSGPGVEAELPGAEGGDAGYVPLYTARASSVGGRTGRVRTDDGLLDLEVRAPEQLGGPGGATNPEQLMAAGYAACFHSSLVLVAGREGLNTDGVSVDATVELRKRGKHDDYAIGVDVTVHLPELDPRLAGPLVERAHEHCPYSKALLGSVEVGVHLA from the coding sequence ATGGGACACAACGCACCATCCGGATATGACAGGCCCCGGCAGCCGACGGCCTCGGACTACTCGGGGCCCGGCGTCGAAGCCGAGTTGCCCGGAGCCGAGGGCGGTGACGCCGGCTACGTCCCCCTTTACACGGCACGCGCCTCCTCGGTGGGCGGCAGAACGGGCCGGGTGCGGACGGACGACGGCCTCCTCGACCTGGAGGTCCGCGCGCCGGAGCAACTCGGCGGCCCCGGTGGCGCCACCAACCCCGAGCAGCTCATGGCCGCGGGGTATGCGGCCTGCTTTCACAGCTCCCTCGTGCTGGTCGCCGGCAGGGAGGGCCTGAACACCGACGGGGTCAGCGTCGACGCGACCGTGGAACTGCGCAAGCGCGGCAAGCACGACGACTACGCGATCGGCGTCGACGTGACGGTCCACCTGCCGGAGCTGGACCCGCGGCTCGCCGGCCCCCTCGTCGAGCGGGCCCACGAGCACTGCCCGTACTCCAAGGCGCTGCTGGGAAGCGTCGAGGTCGGGGTGCACCTCGCCTGA
- the leuA gene encoding 2-isopropylmalate synthase gives MYPQQQPSPMPFKRYESYAPVRLDDRTWPGKVIDRAPRWCAVDLRDGNQALIDPMDSHRKLKMFELLVKMGYKEIEVGFPAASQTDFDFVRQIIEEGLVPDDVVIQVLTQARPELIERTFESIEGAKTAIVHLYNSTSTLQRRVVFGQDREGITAIAVEGAKLCRKLAEATDVDVYFQYSPESFTGTELEYAVEVCDAVNDVWQPTPDRKVIVNLPATVEMATPNVYADQIEWMHRNLAYRDSIILSLHPHNDRGTAVAAAELGYMAGADRIEGCLFGNGERTGNVCLVTLGMNLFSQGVDPEIDLSDIDEVRRITEYCNQLPVHPRHPWGGELVYTAFSGSHQDAIKKGFEHLERDAAAAGVPVDEFTWAVPYLPIDPKDIGRNYEAVIRVNSQSGKGGVAYIMKADHQLDLPRRLQIEFSRVVQARTDALGGEVSPAQMFEVFTDEYLPNPASPWGRLGLLAHRTVSQGDDKDAISADLRVHGEIREIEGIGNGPISAFCDALAGIGIQVRVLDYAEHAMSAGTDAKAASYIECEIAGEPMWGVGIDANTTTASLKAVISAVNRATR, from the coding sequence ATGTATCCGCAGCAGCAGCCCAGCCCCATGCCGTTCAAGCGCTACGAGTCCTATGCGCCGGTCCGGCTCGACGACCGCACCTGGCCCGGCAAGGTCATCGACCGGGCCCCCCGGTGGTGCGCGGTGGACCTGCGTGACGGCAACCAGGCGCTGATCGACCCGATGGACTCCCACCGCAAGCTCAAGATGTTCGAGCTGCTGGTGAAGATGGGCTACAAGGAGATCGAGGTAGGTTTCCCGGCCGCGTCGCAGACCGACTTCGACTTCGTCCGGCAGATCATCGAAGAGGGCCTGGTCCCTGACGACGTGGTGATCCAGGTCCTGACCCAGGCCCGGCCCGAGCTGATCGAGCGGACCTTCGAGTCGATCGAGGGCGCGAAGACGGCCATCGTCCACCTGTACAACTCCACCTCCACCCTGCAGCGCCGGGTCGTCTTCGGCCAGGACCGCGAGGGCATCACCGCCATCGCGGTCGAGGGCGCCAAGCTCTGCCGGAAGCTGGCCGAGGCCACCGACGTGGACGTCTACTTCCAGTATTCGCCGGAGTCCTTCACCGGGACCGAGCTGGAGTACGCCGTGGAGGTCTGCGACGCCGTCAACGACGTCTGGCAGCCCACCCCGGACCGCAAGGTCATCGTCAACCTGCCCGCCACCGTCGAGATGGCCACGCCGAACGTCTACGCCGACCAGATCGAGTGGATGCACCGCAACCTGGCCTACCGCGACTCGATCATCCTCTCGCTGCACCCGCACAACGACCGGGGCACCGCGGTGGCCGCCGCCGAGCTGGGCTACATGGCGGGGGCCGACCGGATCGAGGGCTGCCTGTTCGGCAACGGCGAGCGCACCGGCAACGTGTGCCTGGTCACGCTGGGCATGAACCTGTTCTCCCAGGGCGTCGACCCGGAGATCGACCTGTCCGACATCGACGAGGTCCGCCGGATCACCGAATACTGCAACCAGTTGCCCGTCCACCCGCGTCACCCCTGGGGCGGCGAGCTGGTCTACACCGCCTTCTCCGGCTCCCACCAGGACGCGATCAAGAAGGGCTTCGAGCACCTGGAGCGCGACGCGGCCGCCGCGGGGGTTCCGGTGGACGAGTTCACCTGGGCCGTGCCGTACCTGCCGATCGACCCCAAGGACATCGGCCGCAACTACGAGGCGGTCATCCGGGTCAACAGCCAGTCAGGCAAGGGCGGGGTCGCCTACATCATGAAGGCCGACCACCAGCTCGACCTGCCGCGCCGCCTGCAGATCGAGTTCTCCCGCGTCGTCCAGGCCCGCACCGACGCCCTCGGCGGCGAGGTGAGCCCGGCCCAGATGTTCGAGGTTTTCACCGACGAATACCTCCCGAACCCGGCCAGCCCGTGGGGCCGGCTGGGCCTGCTGGCCCATCGCACCGTCTCGCAGGGCGACGACAAGGACGCCATCAGCGCCGACCTGCGCGTCCACGGGGAGATCCGCGAGATCGAGGGGATCGGCAACGGTCCCATCTCCGCCTTCTGCGACGCGCTGGCCGGAATCGGCATCCAGGTCCGCGTCCTGGACTACGCCGAGCACGCGATGAGCGCGGGCACCGACGCCAAGGCCGCCTCCTACATCGAGTGCGAGATCGCCGGTGAGCCCATGTGGGGCGTCGGCATCGACGCCAACACCACCACCGCCTCCCTGAAGGCCGTCATCTCCGCCGTCAACCGCGCCACCCGCTGA
- a CDS encoding MarR family winged helix-turn-helix transcriptional regulator, with the protein MEDIVAQVMRQWQRINPELDTAPMAVIGRLNRCFLLIQQATDAPLRGHGLTRPEFDILGTLRRLDRELTPSQIARETFASGAAVTKRLRFLQERGLVIRRPDDRDRRVSHLSLTEQGRTIIDRMLPEQVGYDASLLSGLDAERQRELAGLLGELLLLLEGRLGARQP; encoded by the coding sequence GTGGAGGACATCGTCGCGCAGGTGATGCGCCAGTGGCAGCGCATCAACCCGGAGCTGGACACCGCGCCGATGGCCGTGATCGGACGCCTCAACCGTTGTTTCCTGCTGATCCAGCAGGCCACCGACGCGCCGCTGCGCGGGCACGGTCTGACCCGGCCCGAGTTCGACATCCTCGGCACGCTGAGACGGCTGGACCGGGAACTCACTCCCAGTCAGATCGCCAGGGAGACCTTCGCCTCCGGGGCCGCGGTCACCAAGCGCCTGCGGTTCCTCCAGGAGCGCGGGCTGGTGATCCGCCGCCCCGACGACCGCGACCGGCGGGTCTCCCACCTCTCGCTCACCGAGCAGGGCCGTACGATCATCGATCGGATGCTTCCCGAGCAGGTCGGATACGACGCGTCGCTGCTGTCGGGTCTGGACGCGGAGCGGCAGCGGGAGCTGGCGGGACTTCTCGGCGAGCTGCTGCTTCTGCTGGAAGGCCGGCTGGGCGCCCGCCAGCCCTGA
- a CDS encoding TetR/AcrR family transcriptional regulator yields MIEERRERADAARNRRAILRATEDLLARHRPEQISMEQVAAAAGVGKGTVFHRFGSRMGLMVALMQERAYALEEAVASGPPPLGPGAPPEERLTAFLDAIVDVVGRNKGLLAALGHAATAAPRPEWKEHGEHRGEGGDHVPDSRDDHPVYRFWHGHTSALIAERRPDLDGELLAHILLGSLQSEPVLRLLERGEAPRLAASLHVMAAGMLAAPAPS; encoded by the coding sequence ATGATCGAGGAACGTCGCGAACGCGCTGATGCGGCACGCAACCGTCGCGCCATCCTGCGGGCGACCGAGGACCTTCTCGCCCGGCACCGGCCCGAGCAGATCTCCATGGAACAGGTCGCCGCCGCGGCCGGGGTCGGTAAGGGCACGGTGTTCCATCGTTTCGGCAGCCGGATGGGGCTGATGGTCGCGCTGATGCAGGAGCGGGCCTACGCCCTGGAGGAGGCCGTGGCGAGCGGACCTCCGCCGCTGGGGCCCGGCGCCCCGCCCGAGGAGCGACTGACGGCCTTCCTGGACGCGATCGTCGACGTCGTCGGCCGCAACAAGGGGCTCCTCGCGGCGCTCGGCCACGCCGCCACGGCGGCGCCCAGGCCGGAGTGGAAGGAGCACGGCGAGCACCGGGGCGAAGGCGGTGACCATGTTCCGGACTCGCGGGACGACCATCCCGTCTACCGGTTCTGGCACGGCCACACCAGCGCACTGATCGCCGAGCGGCGCCCCGACCTGGACGGAGAGCTGCTGGCGCACATCCTGCTGGGCAGCCTTCAAAGCGAACCGGTCCTGCGGCTGCTGGAGCGCGGAGAGGCGCCGCGGCTGGCCGCATCGCTGCACGTCATGGCCGCCGGGATGCTCGCGGCCCCTGCCCCCTCCTGA